A genomic region of Bacteroidota bacterium contains the following coding sequences:
- a CDS encoding amidohydrolase family protein, whose protein sequence is MQFRHPIFDAHFHIGAYGRQVFEGRTIEPIAPALDHASGADCAAYLERYDLAGGIIVPTYLEDQAAAFSFNALVVEAIEKYPALYGGLWVSPLVSLEDHLTSALALLPHPKVRALKIASNTWTDLGINPTHWPPAVRRNMERILTHAAAHNLIIHFHTGYLPGADPADFDVFMSQYGNAARYQLVHMGEAIAPAFRFAPLFVEWIKSGYDVYTDTSIVPGFAPEWVLRLLDQHNLGFTRVFFATDSPWGRFPAEYAKVAGLGLAEEALDGILYHNAIKAYGL, encoded by the coding sequence ATGCAATTTCGACATCCCATATTTGATGCGCACTTCCACATCGGCGCCTATGGCAGGCAGGTGTTTGAAGGGCGGACCATTGAACCCATAGCGCCGGCGCTCGATCACGCGTCTGGTGCAGACTGTGCCGCGTATCTCGAGCGGTATGACTTGGCCGGCGGCATCATTGTGCCTACGTATCTTGAAGACCAGGCAGCAGCGTTTTCGTTTAATGCCCTCGTTGTTGAGGCCATTGAAAAATACCCGGCATTGTACGGCGGTCTTTGGGTATCACCGTTGGTATCACTTGAAGATCATCTTACCTCAGCGCTGGCTTTGTTGCCGCATCCGAAGGTGAGGGCATTAAAAATTGCATCCAATACCTGGACCGATCTGGGAATAAATCCGACGCATTGGCCGCCGGCTGTACGGCGCAATATGGAGCGCATCCTTACCCATGCAGCCGCACATAATCTGATTATCCACTTTCATACGGGCTACCTGCCGGGGGCTGACCCGGCCGACTTTGATGTATTTATGTCGCAGTATGGCAACGCGGCGCGGTATCAATTGGTGCACATGGGCGAGGCCATTGCGCCGGCGTTTCGGTTTGCACCGCTGTTTGTAGAGTGGATAAAATCCGGATACGACGTGTATACCGACACGTCAATTGTACCCGGATTCGCCCCAGAATGGGTGTTGCGGCTGCTGGATCAACATAACCTTGGATTTACACGCGTATTTTTTGCAACGGACAGTCCCTGGGGACGCTTTCCCGCTGAGTATGCAAAAGTAGCCGGGCTTGGTCTTGCTGAGGAAGCCCTCGATGGTATCCTCTATCATAACGCCATAAAGGCATACGGGCTTTAG
- a CDS encoding metalloregulator ArsR/SmtB family transcription factor: MSKPTKELLPPLLIDRVARRFKLLSEPVRLQLLSVLHREKELTVQELVEATGQHQANVSKHLNLMAKEGILSRNKEGLFVYYAIKDTTISGLCLLVSGRIRQEIEQEQRRLKALS; the protein is encoded by the coding sequence ATGTCCAAACCAACCAAGGAGTTACTGCCTCCGTTGCTCATTGATCGCGTTGCAAGGCGTTTCAAGCTGCTAAGTGAGCCCGTACGCCTCCAACTGCTCAGTGTGTTGCACAGGGAAAAGGAGTTGACAGTGCAAGAACTGGTTGAAGCGACTGGCCAACACCAGGCAAACGTGAGCAAACACCTCAACCTCATGGCCAAGGAAGGCATCCTGAGCCGAAATAAAGAAGGCCTGTTTGTGTATTACGCCATCAAGGATACCACCATCTCTGGCCTGTGTCTGCTCGTAAGTGGCAGGATTCGGCAGGAAATTGAACAAGAGCAACGCCGGTTGAAGGCATTGTCATAG